DNA from Arthrobacter sp. PvP023:
GGGTTCAACAGTTCGGCCATGTCCATCTCCGATTCGCTTGGTGGTGCGTTGGCCCTGGCCACCACCGGGATAGTGTTTACGGCGTTAACGTCAACGACGACGGCGGGCGGGGTCTCGGGCGCTTCCTTTGCAGGAGTCTTCGCCCTCACGGCCGCCATCGCCGTCGTCGCTGTGGTTGTTGCGCCGCGGGTTGCGGCGCGGACAAAGTCCTAGCTCAGGGCGTTGACTCTTGCCTTGTCCGAATCGGACTCGGCCTTCCACTCTTCAATCCGGGCCTGCTGCAGCGGTGTCTTGCGGTTGAAATGCCAAGCCGCGCCCAGGATCAGGAACCAGAGGGGAGCGACCACCAGGGCGAGGCGCGTGTCATCGGCCTGGGCAAGAGCCACCAGCATGAACACGAAGAATGCCAGCACCACGTACGGCATAAAGGCGCCGCCGGGCATCTTGAAGGCGGACTGGGCATGGAGTGCGGGCCGGCGGCGGCGGAACACAATATAGCTGACCAGGATCATAGACCAGACAAACATGGTGAGCACGGAGGCGACCGAGGTGACCACGGTGAAGGCGCCAATGACGGAGTCGCCCGAGTAGAGCAGCACCAGTCCGGCGAGCAGGAAGATGCAGGAGAACAGCAGGGCGTTCTGCGGGACCTTGCGGATGCTCAGCTTGCCGAAAGCCTTCGGGGCGTTGCCGTCCTGGGCCAGGCCGTAGACCATGCGGGACGTGGAGTAGATGCCGGAGTTGGCGCTGGACGCCGCGGAGGTGAGGACCACCAGGTTGATGACCACCGCCGCGATTCCCAGGCCGGCCAGGGTGAACATGCCGATGAACGGGCTGCTGGCGGCGTCGATGGTCCGCCACGGGTTGACCGCCATGATGACCACCAGGGCGCCTACGTAGAAGAGCAGGACGCGGATCGGAATGGAGTTGATGGCCCGCGGAAGGTTCTTCTCCGGGTCCTTGGTTTCGGCTGCCGCGGTGCCCACCAGCTCGATGCCTGCGAAGGCGAAGATGGCGATCTGGAAGCCGAGGATGAAGCCGAACATGCCGTGCGGGAACATGCCGCCGTCGTTCCAGATGTTGGCGAGGCTTGCCACTGCGCCGTTGGGGGAGGTGAAGTGCGTTGCGATCATCACGATGCCGGTGCCGATCAGCGCCAGGATGGCAACCACCTTGATGATCGCGAACCAGAACTCGGCTTCACCGAAGGCCTTGACCGTGGGGAGGTTCAGCAGGATCAGCACGACCGGCGTGATCAGGGCCGGGATCCACAGCGGCGTGCCGGGTGCGAGCTTGTCCACGTACCCGGCGATCGCGACGATGTCGGCCACACCGGTCACTACCCAGAAGAACCAGTAGGACCAGCCGGTGAAAAAGCTCGCCCAAGGGCCCAGGAGATCGCCGGCGAAGTCGCTAAAGGACTTGTAGTTCAGGTTGGAGAGCAGGATTTCGCCCATGGCGCGCATCACGAAGAACAGCATGGAGCCGATGATCATATAGACGAAGATGACGGACGGGCCGGCGAGGGAGATGGTCTTGCCGGAGCCCATGAACAGGCCGGTGCCGATGGCGCCGCCAATGGCCAGCAGCTGGATGTGGCGGTTGCCCAGTGCCCGGGCGAGGTGCGGTTCCTGGCTGTGGCCTCCGCTGGCGGTTTCCGTTGCAGTGTTCCTGGCAACCGTGGTGGTGCGTTCAGACATCAGTGCTTCTTTCCTTGTCTCAGGCGGACTGCGCCGCAGGCGGTCTGCCGTCCGGCAGGCTGCACCGCCGCCGTCCGCACGGAGCCGCCACGGATGTGACGGAGGTAACAGTTGGGGGTGTGGATTAAGACTAGGGGCCGGTAGGCGGCCCCTCCTTCGCGCCGGGGCAAGCGGCACCGCCGGACGGCGCACCGGAAAGCCGACGGCGGGCGGCCCCGATCGTTACTCGGCTTCCGCAGCGGGAAAGGGCATGCCCCGGCGTGGTGCCGGGCTGTGCTGCCATAGCCGGGGCCTCGTGTCGTCGTCTCCCGGAGCGGGCGGATCAGCCGCTGTCCGCGTCGCTTGCGCCTCGACAAACGTCGAGCCTCAGGGCATCAACTGTAGTCCGTTGTTGGACGTAACAATGATTGGCTACCGGGAGCGAGGCCGGCTACCGCGGCGTCGGCTGGGGACCTGAGATCGCGGCCACCTGCACGTCCACCGTGACGGACAGGGGTTCAAGGTGCCGGCGGACGGCTGCCGCCACTTCACGGCAGACGTCCGGAGCCCGGTGCGCGGAACTGACGCCGATCCGGGTCCGCACTTCAGCCGTCGTGCCCGGCGCCGCTGCAGAGGCCAGGACAAGGACGGGCGGGAGCTGGACGCCGGTGGCCGCGCCCAGCGCCGCACCGGCAATGTTCTGCCACGCCGGACGGGCAGGGTAGACCGCGGTGACGCCGTCCACGGAGCGGATGACCTCATAGAGCCCGTCGGCCGCGGGCAGGGGCTGGTTCATGGCTGGGGCTCCTCCGTAGTGGGCGGCGTGGCTGCAGGCGGCTGCAGGACGTCAGAGACCGCCAGGTCTATCGCCGCGATGTTCAGTTCCGTGTGGCGGGCGAGTGCGGCGGCGAGGTGCTCGCGGAGCGCCGCGGCCTTGCCCATCATCTGGTGGCCATAGAGGACAGCCAGCTGGACCTCCACCGTCACCGGAGCGCCGGGCACTGTGACATCCCCGCGGAGCCGGCACTTGCCCACGGCGATCCCTTCGACCGCGTCACCCACGGCGCGGACCAGGGCCGTGATGGCTCCCTCTGTCTGGGACAGGGTGTCCCCGGGGTGGTCCGGCCGCAGCGGAATCGTGCGGCCGGGACGCAACTCAAGGCGCAGGTTGTCCAGGATCGACTGCATCCAGTCGTCCGTCCCTTTGCCTGCAGCCGCGATTTCCTCGCCGAGGAATTCGGTCCCCAGGTCTTTGAGGTTGCGAAGGGAGGCGAGTGCCGCCTGGCAGTCCGGGCATTCCGCCAGGTGCCGGGGATCAGAGATGTCTCCGGTGTCCAGATAGGTGCTGAGCTCTTCGAGGCTGTGTCCGCATTCGAGGTTCCTGTCCGGGATACTCATCGCCATTCCTCCATTTCGCGGGCCAGGGTGACCCGCGCCCGCGCCAGCCGGCCGCGGACGCTGTCGGCACTGATGTTCAACGTCGAGGCGATTTCCTCGTAGCTCTGGTCCCCGAATTCCTTCAGGACCCAGCAGCGGCGCTGCTCTTCCGGGAGCCGGGCCAGGGCTGCCTTCAGGGCGGCGACCCGGGAGCGGTTCACGGCGGCCGACTCGGGATTGGCGTGGTTGCCCGCGCCGCCGGCCGCAGCTTCATGTTCCGCGGCCAGCTCCGGGTGGACCTTCCGCCGCCTTATATAGTCGATGCTGCGGCTACCCGTGATGCGCAGCAGCCAGCCCTTCACCGCCCCGTTGTCCCGCAGCGTGTCCAGCTGCGTCCAGGCCTGCATCAGCGACTCCTGGACAACGTCGTCGGCGTCAGCGAAGGACGCGGTGATCCGGCGGGCGCATGCCCGCATCTGAGGTCCGTACCGCCGGGCCAGTGCTTCAAATGCGGCGGTGTCCCCGTCAGAGGCGCGCCCGGCAAGGATGGCATCCGGAACGAGTTCCAGGCCATGCGGCACGGATGATGGACCGTCCAATTGATTCTGCTTTCCTCTCCGGCGCGGCGGGTTTCAGGAAGGGCGGCTCTCACCAGGCGTGGCGGCCCCACCGTGGGTGGTGGCCGTCCCGCTCAGCCTTTGCCCAGGCCGTCCTTGAGCTTCTGGGCCGCTGCCTTGATGCTGCCGCCGATGTCAGCTGCTGCGTCCTTGGCGGTCTCGGCGGCTTCGCCGAGCTTCGCCCGGGCCTGGTCAGCCTGGCCTTCGCGCTGCAGGTCCTCGTTGCCGGTCAGCCGGCCGGCCTGCTCCTTGGCGCCGCCGAGGTGGTTGATGACGGTGTTGCGTCCCTTGTCTTCGAGTCCCATGGGATGTCCTTTCGCGATGGTTCGGGCTTGTGCCCGGTTCCGGGTGATCGTCGATTCAGTTGGTGGTGCGGGTGTGGCTGTCAGCGGGCGCGGTCGGGCCGGGCCAGGCGCGTCCTGGTCCCGGCAGTGATTCGGACCAGGGCGGGAACAGGATGGCCCAGCAGCCGGTCGAGTCCGGCGACGAGCTGTTCGGCTGTGTCCGTGAGCTCCCGCGGACACGCGCCCTGGCGTGCCCGGATGTTGAGTTTTATGCCGGATTTCCCGCCGGCGGCGCCCCGGACCCGCCAGGCGGTAACGGAGGCGGCCAGCACCAGGCGGTTTCCCGCCAGGGCTTCCGCGACCAGCCGGGACACCAGGCTTGTTTCCACGGTGGTGGTTCCCTGCCCGGCGTCGGGCGCTTCCGCCACAACGCGGGTGCGGCGGCCGCCTTGGGAGGCTGCCCAGCAGATCATCAGGGCCGCCCCCAGCAGCAGAATTCCGACGGCGGCAATGGTCCACCAGCTGGTGGCGCCGTCCGGCAGCGGGGCGGCCGCAAGAAGTTCGCGGATCCGGGCCCATGATTCCCGTCCTGTTGCAGCCCATTGCGCTGCAACTCCGGGAAGGGTCCCGGCGGCAGCGGCGAGGGCGCCGGTCGCAATCAGCAGCAGTCCGGTGAGCGCAAGGAGGACGCGGTTCAGGGCGCGGTGTGTGTTCCTGTCATTGGCCGAGCACCCCCTTGGTGGTGACACGGACGCTGCTGCGCATGCGGCGGCGCAGCGCGTACGTGGCGAGTTCGCCGTCGACCGCCGCCTTGACGGCGCCGGCGTCAACCGGAATGCCCGACGTCGGCTGGATGGTGACGCTCACGCTCCGGCTGCCGACGGTGGTGGAGGCCTGGCCCGGTGCAAGGCCCGCTTGCCGGCGCGCGGCCCGGGAAAGCGCCGCGGCGATGACTTCATGGTCGGCGACGACGGCTGCACGGCCGCTGCCGAGCGCATGCCGGGCGCCCCGACCTGGTGCGACAGCAAGTATCAGGAACAACAGGCCGGCCAGGCCGAGTCCGGCGCCCGCGGCAGTCAGCGCTGAGGGGGCCGCGGAGCCCGCAGTGCCCGCTAGCCACCGTCCCGCATCCAGCGGCCGCGCGATGACGGCCGGCTGCCCCGCCGCGGACAGTGCTGTTTCCAGCGCCATCCAGAGCAGGAGCCCGGCCGCAGCGGCTGCCGCGGCTGTGGAAGCGACGGCGCGCGAGGAATGTATTTCACGGCGGACCATCCTGCTGATGTGTAGGTTTTCGCTCATAGCAGTGCCTTTCCGCCTGTCCGGTGGGTATCCGTGAGCCGGATATCCACGCGGCTGACTGTCGTTCCGGTGACTGCGCCGGTGTGCTTGATGATGGCTGCCCTGGCCAGGTCCGACTGTTCAAACACAGTGGGTACGCCGGGCACGCCGTCCGCGTCCGCGGCAGCCAGTTCGAGAAGGGCAGGCACCGGAAGCGGGACCGCCACCGTGATGGCGAGCAGTCCGGCGTCGTCCCGCAGGCTTGCCCTGACCGTGCCTGCCGGAAGTCCGAAGGCCTGCGCCGCCACAGCCTCAACAGCCACTGTCAGCGCCTTGGCCGTGATCCTGGTGTGGCCCCGCTGCTGCGACTCCTGACTGCAAGTCTTCGGGCGGGGCCTCAGCCCGGTGCTCATGAGGATGAGCGCTTGCCGCGCAGGGCGTCCGCCACTCCGCGCAGGTCCAGCCTGCCTTCGGCCGCACGCCCCGCGGCCGCGCCGGCACCCATCAGGAGGGCGGCCAGCAGGAAGCCCCAAAAGCCGAAGGCCAGGGCCACCACCGCGAGGACGGCGCCGATGGCGGTTCCGGCAATT
Protein-coding regions in this window:
- the cycA gene encoding D-serine/D-alanine/glycine transporter is translated as MSERTTTVARNTATETASGGHSQEPHLARALGNRHIQLLAIGGAIGTGLFMGSGKTISLAGPSVIFVYMIIGSMLFFVMRAMGEILLSNLNYKSFSDFAGDLLGPWASFFTGWSYWFFWVVTGVADIVAIAGYVDKLAPGTPLWIPALITPVVLILLNLPTVKAFGEAEFWFAIIKVVAILALIGTGIVMIATHFTSPNGAVASLANIWNDGGMFPHGMFGFILGFQIAIFAFAGIELVGTAAAETKDPEKNLPRAINSIPIRVLLFYVGALVVIMAVNPWRTIDAASSPFIGMFTLAGLGIAAVVINLVVLTSAASSANSGIYSTSRMVYGLAQDGNAPKAFGKLSIRKVPQNALLFSCIFLLAGLVLLYSGDSVIGAFTVVTSVASVLTMFVWSMILVSYIVFRRRRPALHAQSAFKMPGGAFMPYVVLAFFVFMLVALAQADDTRLALVVAPLWFLILGAAWHFNRKTPLQQARIEEWKAESDSDKARVNALS
- a CDS encoding Asp23/Gls24 family envelope stress response protein, which translates into the protein MSIPDRNLECGHSLEELSTYLDTGDISDPRHLAECPDCQAALASLRNLKDLGTEFLGEEIAAAGKGTDDWMQSILDNLRLELRPGRTIPLRPDHPGDTLSQTEGAITALVRAVGDAVEGIAVGKCRLRGDVTVPGAPVTVEVQLAVLYGHQMMGKAAALREHLAAALARHTELNIAAIDLAVSDVLQPPAATPPTTEEPQP
- a CDS encoding RNA polymerase sigma factor; protein product: MDGPSSVPHGLELVPDAILAGRASDGDTAAFEALARRYGPQMRACARRITASFADADDVVQESLMQAWTQLDTLRDNGAVKGWLLRITGSRSIDYIRRRKVHPELAAEHEAAAGGAGNHANPESAAVNRSRVAALKAALARLPEEQRRCWVLKEFGDQSYEEIASTLNISADSVRGRLARARVTLAREMEEWR
- a CDS encoding CsbD family protein; the protein is MGLEDKGRNTVINHLGGAKEQAGRLTGNEDLQREGQADQARAKLGEAAETAKDAAADIGGSIKAAAQKLKDGLGKG
- a CDS encoding DUF6286 domain-containing protein, with the protein product MSENLHISRMVRREIHSSRAVASTAAAAAAAGLLLWMALETALSAAGQPAVIARPLDAGRWLAGTAGSAAPSALTAAGAGLGLAGLLFLILAVAPGRGARHALGSGRAAVVADHEVIAAALSRAARRQAGLAPGQASTTVGSRSVSVTIQPTSGIPVDAGAVKAAVDGELATYALRRRMRSSVRVTTKGVLGQ
- a CDS encoding DUF2273 domain-containing protein, with the translated sequence MSPAIAGTAIGAVLAVVALAFGFWGFLLAALLMGAGAAAGRAAEGRLDLRGVADALRGKRSSS